CTGGAGGTCATGTACAATTTCGATATGGTTGCTTTTACGGCCAATTCGTACTGGGATTTCGAGTTCTCGTCGGGCGACATCACGGCCTATCGCGATTTCTCCATTGCCAGCGCCGTGCGAGTAAGTGACCTCATTCCGGTGACCGCCTCCGCCGGTTCGAGTTCGGACCATTACCCGTTTGACCAGCGCGGCTTTCCTATTGTCAACCACATCGAGTCTGATTTCAATACCCTCGGATGGCACACCAACCTCGACCTGACCTCGCGGCTGAACATCCCGTACTTTGCCGAAGTTACTAAGACGGCGGTGGCCTCGCTCGCGGTCGTGGCGGATGCCGCATTTCCAGCGCGAATAACCAGCATTGCTGATGTCGGCGACGGTCAATCGCTCGAAGTCGTCTGGTCGGATTGCAACCCCGGTTGCCAATACACGGTCTACTGGGGAAGTGCGCCAGGGAACTACACCGATTCGGTTGTGGCTCCGGTCGGCCAGTGTGATGTCACCATCACCGGGTTACTTACGGGCCAGACCGCCTATATCCTGGCATTGGGGGTGGCGCCTAACGGATATCGCGCCTTGTACGGCGTTGGAGCAAGCGGCACACCGCTTTTGTATCCGCGAGCGCCGTCGTCATTCTCCGGAAGCCCCCACGGTTCCCAGATGCGCGTCGATCTGACCTGGCGGTCGAACAACGAACTGGATTTGTCTCACTACCGGCTGTATCGCCGCGTTAGAGATGTGGGAGTATGGCTGACCATTCAGGACGGCATCACCGATACTTCGGCGACAGACTACGACCTTACTCCGCACGTGGGCTACCAGTATGCCGTGGCCGCGGTCGATAATGACGGTTACGAGTCACCCATGTCTCAGGCGGTGCTGATCTACCCGGCCACCTACGACGGTGGGCCGGTGATCGGGGATGGATTTGTGAAGGATCACGACGATGACCCCACGCAGGCCCAGCAGGAAGCCTGGCTTGACACGATTCTCGGTACGAACGGCTTCGGCGTGGCGCCGTCCGACGAATACGGCGGTCCGGTGACGTTATCGACGATCGGCCAGTATGGCACGCTGCTCTGGATTGACGACGACGTGATTGTTAAGAACATTGCCGCCAGCGCACCCGCCCTCGATGAGTTCTCCCAGCACGGCACCAATATGCTCATCTCCGGGTTCCGGACCTGGTACGGATGGTCTGCCAAATCAGTGCCGACCTCGCACCTGCTCTACCGTGAATTCGGTTTATCGTACTATGATTACACGGCGCAGTTTGATTTTATCGGGGCCTTCGGTCAGGACGGCTGGCCCTCGGTGCAGATCGATCCCACCCGAGGAGTGGACGAATGGCGCGATATCGCCAAGCTGACCGGCCGCCCCGGCGCGCAGGTCATACTTCGCTTCAATTCGCTCCTGGACCTTCCGGAATGGGAGAATCAGCCGGTCGGACTTGCGTATGAGACCGCCAACGGCAAGCGGGTGCTATTATCGTTCCCACTGTACTATCTCACTCCGGCTTCGGCCACCGCTCTGATGACCAAAGTATTCGAGTACTTTGGCGTATCGGCGCATTTCAACAAAGGGGATCTGGACAACTCCGGAACTATCGACGTAGTTGACATTACGATCCTGATCGATCACCTCTTCATCAGTCAGAGCCCGCTCCCCGACCCTTCCGCTGCGGAGATGGACGCCAATCCGGGGGTCAGTATCGGCGACGTCTTCGTGCTGATCGAGTATCTCTTTCTTGGTGGCCCCGCGCCCTCCGCTCGACCGTAAAGTGTGACTCATGGCTCGGGCGAGTCCAGTCGCCCAAGCGCTTCCCGGCAAAAACTTGTTGAATCCTTGGGCGGTGAGTTCCTAAGTTGGATAGACGACGCTCGCCGCGCAGGTGGAAACGAAAGAAGCCCCGCGCCGGGGTCGGGCGCGGGGTTTAATTGGTTGGGTGGCTCGATAATGAAAAGCTATGATAGCTTGGCGACAAACTGGGCCAGACGGGATTTATTTCGGGCGGCGGTGCGCTTATGAATGAGTCCGCTGCCGGCCGCTTTGTCGATAATTATCGTGGCTTCCTTGAACTTGAGGACAGCCTCGTCCTTTCGGGTTTCAACTCTAACGTCCTTGATGGCCTGACGCAGCCGCGAACGGAACGACCGGTTCCGGTTGCGTTCCGCCTCGGACGTCCTCATGCGCTTTTCGCACGACTTATGATTCGGCAACTCTCATCCTTTCATGCTTCTGTGAACAACTCAACCATGGAATATAATCGGCGGGGCTGCTTTGTCAACGGCTAACCGGACGAAAAGTTCCACGGTGGCCTCGGTCAGCAAGGTATCCGGCGCCACCGCGATTTCCCGTGTCCTGGGCCTCGTCCGCGAGCAGGCGCAGGCCTATTTCTTCGGCGCGTCGATGGCCACCGACGCCTTCGTAGCCGCTTTCCGCATTCCCAATTTGCTGCGCGATCTTTTTGCCGAGGGGGCGCTGTCCGCCGCGTTCGTGCCGATTTTTAAAGACAAACTGGTGAACGAATCGGAGGACAGTTCATTTGCCCTTGCGCGTACGGTCGCCTCGGCGATCCTGCTGGTGGTCGGTGCGATCGTTCTGCTGGGAATGATCGCCACGCCGGTGCTGATCTTCATTTCGGCGAACGGCTTTACGGAGGACGCAGAGAAATTCGCCCTGACCATCGATCTCACCCGCATCATGTGGGTCTACCTGTTGCTCGTATCGCTTTCAGCTTTGGTGATGGGTATGTTGAACTCGTTTGGGCGGTTCGGAGTCCCTGCTCTGTCGCCCGCCATGTTCAACCTGGGGATAATCGCCTGTGTGTTTATCATGTATCAATGGTTTGACGTTCCGATTTACGCGATGGCCATAGGTGTGCTGGTGGGCGGACTCGGCCAGTTGGCGATGCAACTGCCGCAGCTCTGGCGAATCGGGTTCCGCTTCCGCTGGAGTTTCACCTTTTTTGACGAAGGTTTTCGCAAGGTGCTCCGAATGTTCCTGCCCATGGTAGCCGGGATGTCCGCCAGCCGGGTGAACATCCTGATCAGCACTTTGATGGCGTCATACCTGGTGGAAGGTTCAATCTCGTATCTCAATTACTCTTTTCGATTGATGCACTTCCCGCTGGGGGTGTTCGCTGTGGCGCTCGGCACGGTCGCTCTGCCCAACGCATCCGAGCTGGCCGCCCGTAGAGAATTTGATCGCCTCGGCGCGGCGCTTTCGGAGTCCCTCAGCCTCAACCTGTTTCTGATCATTCCCTCGGCGGCGTTTCTGGCGATCATAGGAACCGATCTGGTCGACGTTATCTATCGCTGGGGGCGGTTTTCGCAGGGTGACACCGTCAACACCGGCCTGGCGCTGCTGCATTATTCGTACGGGCTGATCGGCTTTGCCGCTGTCCGCGTGACCGTGCCGATTTACTATGCCCTGAAAGATTCCTCGCTACCGATGCGGATTTCGATAATCTCCGTCGCTGTAAACATCGCGCTCTATTATCCCCTGATGAAGCTGCTCAGCTTCGCCGGGCTGGCCGCGGCAACATCGATTGCCGGTCTGGTAAATTTCGCTTTGCTTCTCGTGTATCTTCCGCGAAAGGGGGTAAGCCTGGAGTACCGACCCCTCTTGTTCAGTTTCGTGAAAGTTGGCGTGGCATCGGCCGTCGCGTTTTATGGTGCATCAATGCTTCCCATTCCCGCATCATCTGACTGGCCCGAGGGCATCGCCAGGCTCTGGCAATTCGGGGCGAAGTTTACGGTGGGCGTGATCCTGTATCTGCTTCTATGTGCAATACTGAGAGTACCCGAGATGCGGCTCATCCAAAATCGAATTAGGCGACGGACATAATTGTGAGCGGGGGACTGTGCTGAAAAGTTATCCCAGTCTTTTCCTACTTGGCTTTGTAGTCGCTGGAATCGTGGCGGCGTACCTGGTTACGCCGCCGTTGGCGTTGTGTGTCTCAGTAGGCGTAATTGCCCTGGCGCTGGCGGTATGGCAGCGCAGGAAGGAGCGCTGGGCCGTGTCGGCTCTCCTGGCCGGGTTGGCTCTGACTGCGGTGGCTGCGGTCAGCTTCACGCTGCGGTTCCATGTCGGCGGCACGGATCATATTCGGCAGGTCCTCGCGGTACCCACGCTGTGCCGGGTGTTCGGACAGGTCGACGACTGGCCTGAAATGAGACGGGGGAGGACCGAAATAACTATTGAAGTCGACTCGCTCTCCTTCCGCTCCGCTGCTGCTTCGCAGACTCGTCGAGTCTACGGACGCCTGCTTTTGAAGGTAACCGACACCACCACTTTGCTCCAGCGCGGCGATCGCATCGCTTTCTCTGCGCGCGTCTACCCGGTGCGTGCCGGGCGACACGACGACTTCGATTACGGTCGCTATCTCAACCTGCGGGGAATTTCCGCGCAGGCTTTCCTGCCCACCCTGCTAAGCGTACATGTGGATCGGCGCCCCCCTGTCGGTTTCTGGCCGATTGTAGATGACATCAGGGAGACCATTCGCGCGAGCTTCGACCGAAACCTCAGCCCGGTGACATCGGCCCTGGCGCGCGGTTTCCTCATCGGCGAAACCAGGGATATTCCCCCTGCCGTCTACACCCTGTTTCGCGACAGCGGCACGCTGCACCTGCTGGCAGTGTCCGGCGCCAACGTGGCCCTGGTGATCATCTTCTTTCTGTGGGTGATGCGCCCGTTCTGGCTGGGACCTGCCACCCGTTCGATCGTTCTCCTGATTGTTATAGCTGTATTCGCAGGGGTTTCTTACGGGGACCCGTCGGTCATGCGCGCGTCTATTATGGCAGCGCTTGTTCTGGGTGCGCGCTTGCTCGGACGCCCGTTCGATCTGAACAATATCATCGCGGTGACGGCGTTGATCGTCTTGCTCGTTCGGCCGGCGCAGCTTTTCGACGTAGGTTTCCAGTTGTCTTTCGTGACTGCCTGGGGGCTGGTTTTTGTCGTGCCGCGGCTGGCCGTGCTGTTCCAGCCGGTTCACGAGCGTCGCTGGTATCGGTGGCTGGTCTTGCCGGCAATGGTCGCTTTGGTCGCGCAGTTGTTTTCGACACCCTTGATTGCGCTGTACTTCGAGCGAATTCCCGTCATCTCTCTGGCGGCCAATCTGGCAGTTGTGCCGTTGGTGTCAGTCGGCGTCATTGGTATACTCGTCCTGCTGGTAGCTGATCTAATATGGCCATTGCTCGGCGCCTGGGTGGGCAGCCTAGTGAATCTCTGGCTGAACGCAGTCGTGATAGTCCTGCAGGTTTTCGGTGGCGACCACATGCCGGTTCTGGGGGCCGGTGCGCTTTTCGCTTCAAGCCTGGGGTCGTTGATAGTCGTCTTTATCTATGTGCTGCTCACTCTGACTGTAGTGGCAATCGTCCGCACATGGGCCAGAAAGGTTGTTGTATTCGGAGTTCTTCTGGCAGCAAACGCATACCTCGTCGCCGGTGTCGCGGCATCGTTGGACGGCGATTCAGCACGATTGCGAATCGAACGCATCCCCGGCGGATTGAGCGTTACGCTCTCGACACCCGAACAAGCCGATGGCGATCTCGTCATCACCAATCTCACCCGTACGGCCTACGCCGCCGATTCCAGCATGCTCGTCCCGAACCTGCGCCGTCAAAATGTCTCACGGCTTCGCCACCTGGTGGTGTTGGCCGCAGATTTCGATGCCATGGACTACATTCTGCGGCTGGCGCAGCGGTTTTCCGCTGACACCATCTGGATAGCTCGAGGTCTTGCAGGTACGGTCAGTGACGCGCAGGGCTTTCGTCGTGACATCGCATACGCCGGCGCCATTGTCCCGTTCGGCGGCCGAATCGATTCCACGGGACGGTCGGGATGCCACCTTGGAGACGGGTATGTCGGCATTCGGGTCGGCGACGCTCAAATTGAAGTTGTGGAGTCGACGTCGCTGCATCGGCCGTCTTCACTACCTGAGGCACAGAACCGTTTACTGGTAATCAGCGGACGCTGGACGCCAAACTCCGAAGACTGGCGCCGGATTGCAGAAGCCCGATATGACCGAATCATCTGTTCAGAAATCGCACAGGCGTCCGGAGCCTCGTGGCCGGATGTCGAATTTGACACCGATGCCGTCACCCCAGACTTCGTGCAGGATTTGTCGCGCCTTGGCATGATCGAAATCGACCTCCCTCGCTGATTAGTCTCAGAGCTCATGCGCCAAGGGATGTCGATTTAGCGTGCCATAGGGCGATCCTGCCCAACAGCGCCCCGGCTGGCTGCCCTTTCGCTTAAAGGAAAGCCCCTTTTGGCCCGATAACTATAAAGAATTGGCGTCAAAACAGGACCAGACTGCCTATCGAACTATGTCCAGGAAGTGACTAAGATGAGTTTATCAGGTAATCTGAGAACAGTGGCGTTCCCCGACATCCTTCAGCTTCTTGCCACCGGCAAGAAAACCGGAATGCTGGAGTGCCGTACCACGACCCGCCAGAAGGAAGTTGCCTTCAAAGACGGCAATATCGTGTACGCGTCGTCGGTCAACAGCGCGGAGGATTTGCTCGGCAACATGCTGCTGAAACGGGGGCGGATTTCCAAGTCGGATCTCGAACGCGCGATCGGCCTGCACAAACAGACCGGCCGCCAGCTCGGCACGACCCTGATCGACATGGGGCTGTTCGACAAGAATGAGATCGCCGAGTGCCTCAAGCTCCAGATCGAGGAGATCGTGTACAACCTGTTCTCGTGGCAGGAGGGCGATTTTGTCTTCCACGAGGGAGTCGCGCCGCGCAACGCGCCCTTTTTGATCGAGCTGGCCACCATGAACGTGATCATGGAGGGCACGCGCCGAATCGACGAGTGGATGGAGATTCAGAAAGTACTTCCGGCCGACGACGTTCTGCTGCGCATCTCCAAGTCACCTAAGTCGAACCGAGAAGAACTGACCATTTCGATGGATGAGTTCCGCCTGCTGTCGCTCATCAACGGTGAACGAACCCTCCCCGAGCTGATCAATCTCTCGCCTATGGGCGAGTTCGTCACCTGCCGAGCGCTCTACCGTCTGATTGTCAATCACCTCGTTGAGGTGGCCGGCAAGAGCGAAAAGGCCCAGGATGCGGAACTCGAGGACGAGGAAGAGGCGGTGCTGGCGATTGTCTTCAAGCTGTACTCAAATTGTTTCTATCAGGTGCACTCCCGCGTAGCCCAAATGCTGGGCGGCGAGAACACCAAGTACCCGTCGTTCGCATCGAAGTACCGCTCCGGCCTGACCACGTTCTTCCCTGGGGTAGATCCCCGCTCCGACCTGATGCCGCCATTTGAAAAGTTTGTGGCGGCCGTGCGCTCCATGCCCGAACACATCCGCTATCATCAGCTCATGGCCGGACTGGAGAGGATGCTTTCCGAGCAGCTCCTGTATGTCTACCAGCTTCTGGGCGACGGGGTCTTTCATGACACGATGACCAAAGTGAAAATGGAAATATCGGAACCGCTGGCCAGTCGGCGCGATCTGGTCAAACGGTACAACATCGAAGAAGATTTCTACGGTACGATCAAGCGTGCCGACAAAATGGTGAAGCTTTTGAGGGGTTCGTTATGAAGATGACCGGCATAACTACGTTGGTTCTGGTTTTTGGCCTGGTCGGCCGCAGCGAGGCGGCCAACCTGGGTGTGATTGTCAGCCCGCCGAATTTTCTGAGTCTGGTGGTGCTTGGCCTCGCGGTGGCGGCCATCGTGGTCGGCTTCCAGCTCTTGGGAGTCATTCGCGGAGGTTACCTTAGCCGGGCGTGGCAGATCTTTATCGCCGGTTTCGGCGTCCTGGCGCTCGCTCAAATCCTCACTCTGGTGCGGGTGACCGAGATTGCACCCATCCCGGCCTGGGTGGCTCCGGCTTTGACGGCAATCGCCGCGGGAGTGTTCTTCTACGGAGTTTTCGAGACGAAAAAGGTCTTGAGCTGAGTTTATTTGTGTTGACATAACCGCTTGGGAGATATATAAATACCACAGCCCGGATTCGACCTCTCAGGCAACCGATTGATATTTCGGAAGTTACGAGCGGAAGCTAATGACAGTCGACTTGGAAATCGATAATCGCATCACCAAGTGCCAGAAGATACTGGAGATGGATCCCAATTCGCAGATCTTCGCGGCGCTGGCGGAGGCGTACCGCAAAAAGGGCGAACTGGAAAAGGCGTTCCAGGTCTGTCACAATGGCCTGCGCCTGCATCCTAACTACGGCGCCGCCCACATGGTGATGGCCAGGGTCAACCTTGATCGCGGTCTCTACGATTGGGCTGAAGCCGAGTTGGAGAGGGCGCGGCAGGTCGACGGGAACAGCCGGACGATCGAACTCCTTCTGGCGGAGATCTACATATACAAGGGCGAGTACCAGGCCGCCATCCGCCTACTCAAGCGGCTCGCCGCATCCGATCCCGGCAACGATCATGTTCAGCGCCTGCTCGATATCGCTCTGCGCATTCCGCAGGAACAACAGGCTGAGCTTGGTGGCCCGGAGCCGGAACCGGAGCCGGTAAAACCTGAGCCGGTCACGCCGACTGCGCCCGTGCCAAGACCCTTGGCTCCGACCCGCCTGAGTCCGGCTGAGATGCTGGCCGAATCGCTTCAGATAGGCGGTGTGGGCGGGGCGTTGTATGTCAATTCGGAAGGCTTGGTCCTCGAGACGAAGTGGAGTTCCAAAGCCGATCCGGCGGTATGTGGTGCGTCCATGGCTGAGGTCAGCAAGTTCCTCGACCAGGAGCTGATGAAGATTTCATTTGGCCGGGTTGGAGCAGTGCTTATCGAGACGGGTCGCCAGGTGTTCTATATCATCCGCGTAAGCGGCGGGATGTTTGTCATCATGAGCGACGCCAACGTAAATCTCGGTTCGCTGCGAATGAGGATGGCCACGCTGGTCGAACGAGTGCAGATACTTTAGGCAGGGCAGATATGGAAATGACCGGTCAGACTAACCGACGAATCATCATCTTCTCTTTGGGTGCGGTGATTGTACCTCTGGTGGTGTTTCCGTCCCGCCTCGGGACCGATATTGCCCGGGCCTCCCTGGTCAATGCGCTTTACGAACTGGTTTACTACGGCGTTGTGATATTCATATTCCACCGCAGTACCACGCTGCTTCGGCTGATTCAGGGAGCCGGGGTCTGTTTGATCTACCGCCTCGCCCTCGGCGCAGTGTTCGGACTGCTGCTGGCGGCTGTCTATTCGCTGCAGACCAGGGTATCACTCACGCTGGGGATGTCCGGTTATCTCCCCGCTATACTGTTTCAAATAGCGCTGGCGCCGTTCGTGCTCAAGCCGGTGGTCGATCAGCTCTATGGTGATGAACCAGTACGGCGTCGGGCTGCCCCGCCAATTCAGACCGACACGCGCGCGGAGTTTGTCCGCCCGGCACACGTTCCGGTCAAGCCTAAGGCGGCCCCGGAGGCGCCGAAGGTCCCGGCATTCGCGGCTGCCCGTAAACCCGATTCCGCAGCATACCACCGGAGTGCGGACTCCATGCGTGAACTTAACGGTTTCGATAGAGCCGTCTATTACCTTGGCGAACACAGCGCCGTGCAGCTGGCGACAATCGTGGACAGCGAGGGACTCACTCTGGGCAGCTTCAAGCGCGGTCAGGTCCGCCCTGAAGACTGGGCGCCGCTGGCTCTGCTGGTCGTGGGGGAGAGCGGCCAGGTGCTGGAGCGGGGGAATTTGGACGGTCTTGAAAAAGTCGACTTAATACTAAAAGATAAACGCCTGGTTGTGGCGCGGCCCGAGGGTCTCTACCTGATGGTCCTGGCCGAGCGCCACGATGATGACCTGCTCAACATCCGCATCAACCAGGCGCTGGAGATGATTAATAAGTTTGTCGCCGAGCGTTACGGCAATAAACTGCACCCGAACGCGGAGAGAGTTCATGTACCAAGTGCTTAGCGATCTCAATAAGACGCCCGGTGTGACCGGCTCAATGGTAGTCGGTAACGACGGTATCGTAATTGCCGCCGACATGGCGTCCGGTTTCGAGGGTGAGACAGTCGGCGCCCTGGCGGCGTCGATCACGTCCAACATCCAGAAATCCCTGGACCGTTTGGACACCACGCCCTGGACTCAGGTGACAATAGAGGCGGACGATGCCAAGCTCTTCTTCACCGACGCCAGCCTGGGCATACTCGTGGTCACTACCGAAAAGGTGGTGAACATCGGGCTGATTCGTCTGGAGATACGAAACGCCATAGACAAGCTCAAGCTGTCGACCTGATCAGTCAGAGAATAGGATTACTTTCTATATGGTCTCAATCAACTACTCGGCTCGTGAGGTATGCTGCAAAATTGTCTACTACGGACCGGGTTTATCCGGCAAGACGACCAACCTGCAGTATATCCACTCGAAGGTGCCGCAGAACACCCGGGGCAAGCTGATCTCGCTGGCCACCGAAGCCGACCGCACCCTGTACTTCGATTTCCTGCCCATCAATATAGGCACGATCAACGATTTTCAGGCGAAGTTCCAGTTGTATACGGTGCCGGGACAGGTCTACTACAACGCTACCCGCAAGCTGGTGCTTCGAGGCGTGGACGGCCTGGTTTTTGTCGCCGACAGCCAGGCGGACAAGATGGATGAGAACATCGAGTCGCTGGCCAACCTCGAAGAAAACCTGCGCGAATACGGCTACGATATCAATCAGTTGCCGCTGGTGCTGCAGTTCAATAAGCGTGACCTGCCGAACGTGCTGTCGGTTCAGGAACTCAACGCCCGTCTTAATCCCCGAGGCCTGCCTTTTTTCGAGGCCTCGGCGCCATCAGGAAAAGGAGTATTCGACACCCTCAAGTTGATCATAAAGCTGGTGCTGGACAAAGCCAAATCCGCCGGATCGTCGGCGATGAGCCAACGGGCAGCGCCGCCGCCAGCGGAAGCGGCGCCGTATCCATCCGGTGAGCGGGTGGCCGCCGCGCCGCAGCCGACCGCCGAGACAATTCCGACTCGAACCGACTCGCCCCAGCCGGTAACCGCCGCACCCGACTGGAGAACCGCCGCGCAACCCGCGGCGAGTGAGTGGAACGCTCCGTCGCAGCCGACAGTGGCGGTAGCTCCCGATCCCGCGTTTCGTCCGTATCCGGGCAGTGATCGCCAGATGTCTGCGGAGCGTCGCACGGGCCGCGTGCCTGTCGTGTCCGCACCACGGGAGCTGCCGGCGGCATCATTAGAGAAAAACATCGGTTCCGATTCACGTGAGCACGCGACCGGCGCCGGTTCGATGAATACACCCCAGATGGCCCCCTCGCTCAGGCGTC
This window of the Candidatus Zixiibacteriota bacterium genome carries:
- a CDS encoding M20/M25/M40 family metallo-hydrolase produces the protein MTTHGRHRIVATLVLTVSLSLIGSVELLAEPIGLVTISSDSDAEVARSIVGTAYIRSSNRFLVTADLVQQGMLSSAGLEFELLLEEADPAAVYQIYALDHPKAPMILDLEAFGRVIELGRDIRIMQLTRAEAASVADDAQLETVSLSELSVPIFYPHPVVAAPLVDTYPSDSLTNRVNQDSLRAFVQRLEDFRTRYTYTDSCLRARDWIAQKFRDWGYTDVTTPAFYYGGAWHYNVKAVKPGVAEPDKVIVIGGHYDSYVRSDQSPGRFIYAPGADDDGSGTALTLEAARVLANVPLRKTVIFMPFGAEEIGLVGSQNASADFVTAGTKLEVMYNFDMVAFTANSYWDFEFSSGDITAYRDFSIASAVRVSDLIPVTASAGSSSDHYPFDQRGFPIVNHIESDFNTLGWHTNLDLTSRLNIPYFAEVTKTAVASLAVVADAAFPARITSIADVGDGQSLEVVWSDCNPGCQYTVYWGSAPGNYTDSVVAPVGQCDVTITGLLTGQTAYILALGVAPNGYRALYGVGASGTPLLYPRAPSSFSGSPHGSQMRVDLTWRSNNELDLSHYRLYRRVRDVGVWLTIQDGITDTSATDYDLTPHVGYQYAVAAVDNDGYESPMSQAVLIYPATYDGGPVIGDGFVKDHDDDPTQAQQEAWLDTILGTNGFGVAPSDEYGGPVTLSTIGQYGTLLWIDDDVIVKNIAASAPALDEFSQHGTNMLISGFRTWYGWSAKSVPTSHLLYREFGLSYYDYTAQFDFIGAFGQDGWPSVQIDPTRGVDEWRDIAKLTGRPGAQVILRFNSLLDLPEWENQPVGLAYETANGKRVLLSFPLYYLTPASATALMTKVFEYFGVSAHFNKGDLDNSGTIDVVDITILIDHLFISQSPLPDPSAAEMDANPGVSIGDVFVLIEYLFLGGPAPSARP
- the rpsT gene encoding 30S ribosomal protein S20, with the protein product MPNHKSCEKRMRTSEAERNRNRSFRSRLRQAIKDVRVETRKDEAVLKFKEATIIIDKAAGSGLIHKRTAARNKSRLAQFVAKLS
- the murJ gene encoding murein biosynthesis integral membrane protein MurJ, translated to MASVSKVSGATAISRVLGLVREQAQAYFFGASMATDAFVAAFRIPNLLRDLFAEGALSAAFVPIFKDKLVNESEDSSFALARTVASAILLVVGAIVLLGMIATPVLIFISANGFTEDAEKFALTIDLTRIMWVYLLLVSLSALVMGMLNSFGRFGVPALSPAMFNLGIIACVFIMYQWFDVPIYAMAIGVLVGGLGQLAMQLPQLWRIGFRFRWSFTFFDEGFRKVLRMFLPMVAGMSASRVNILISTLMASYLVEGSISYLNYSFRLMHFPLGVFAVALGTVALPNASELAARREFDRLGAALSESLSLNLFLIIPSAAFLAIIGTDLVDVIYRWGRFSQGDTVNTGLALLHYSYGLIGFAAVRVTVPIYYALKDSSLPMRISIISVAVNIALYYPLMKLLSFAGLAAATSIAGLVNFALLLVYLPRKGVSLEYRPLLFSFVKVGVASAVAFYGASMLPIPASSDWPEGIARLWQFGAKFTVGVILYLLLCAILRVPEMRLIQNRIRRRT
- a CDS encoding ComEC/Rec2 family competence protein, coding for MLKSYPSLFLLGFVVAGIVAAYLVTPPLALCVSVGVIALALAVWQRRKERWAVSALLAGLALTAVAAVSFTLRFHVGGTDHIRQVLAVPTLCRVFGQVDDWPEMRRGRTEITIEVDSLSFRSAAASQTRRVYGRLLLKVTDTTTLLQRGDRIAFSARVYPVRAGRHDDFDYGRYLNLRGISAQAFLPTLLSVHVDRRPPVGFWPIVDDIRETIRASFDRNLSPVTSALARGFLIGETRDIPPAVYTLFRDSGTLHLLAVSGANVALVIIFFLWVMRPFWLGPATRSIVLLIVIAVFAGVSYGDPSVMRASIMAALVLGARLLGRPFDLNNIIAVTALIVLLVRPAQLFDVGFQLSFVTAWGLVFVVPRLAVLFQPVHERRWYRWLVLPAMVALVAQLFSTPLIALYFERIPVISLAANLAVVPLVSVGVIGILVLLVADLIWPLLGAWVGSLVNLWLNAVVIVLQVFGGDHMPVLGAGALFASSLGSLIVVFIYVLLTLTVVAIVRTWARKVVVFGVLLAANAYLVAGVAASLDGDSARLRIERIPGGLSVTLSTPEQADGDLVITNLTRTAYAADSSMLVPNLRRQNVSRLRHLVVLAADFDAMDYILRLAQRFSADTIWIARGLAGTVSDAQGFRRDIAYAGAIVPFGGRIDSTGRSGCHLGDGYVGIRVGDAQIEVVESTSLHRPSSLPEAQNRLLVISGRWTPNSEDWRRIAEARYDRIICSEIAQASGASWPDVEFDTDAVTPDFVQDLSRLGMIEIDLPR
- a CDS encoding DUF4388 domain-containing protein; its protein translation is MSLSGNLRTVAFPDILQLLATGKKTGMLECRTTTRQKEVAFKDGNIVYASSVNSAEDLLGNMLLKRGRISKSDLERAIGLHKQTGRQLGTTLIDMGLFDKNEIAECLKLQIEEIVYNLFSWQEGDFVFHEGVAPRNAPFLIELATMNVIMEGTRRIDEWMEIQKVLPADDVLLRISKSPKSNREELTISMDEFRLLSLINGERTLPELINLSPMGEFVTCRALYRLIVNHLVEVAGKSEKAQDAELEDEEEAVLAIVFKLYSNCFYQVHSRVAQMLGGENTKYPSFASKYRSGLTTFFPGVDPRSDLMPPFEKFVAAVRSMPEHIRYHQLMAGLERMLSEQLLYVYQLLGDGVFHDTMTKVKMEISEPLASRRDLVKRYNIEEDFYGTIKRADKMVKLLRGSL
- a CDS encoding tetratricopeptide repeat protein, translating into MTVDLEIDNRITKCQKILEMDPNSQIFAALAEAYRKKGELEKAFQVCHNGLRLHPNYGAAHMVMARVNLDRGLYDWAEAELERARQVDGNSRTIELLLAEIYIYKGEYQAAIRLLKRLAASDPGNDHVQRLLDIALRIPQEQQAELGGPEPEPEPVKPEPVTPTAPVPRPLAPTRLSPAEMLAESLQIGGVGGALYVNSEGLVLETKWSSKADPAVCGASMAEVSKFLDQELMKISFGRVGAVLIETGRQVFYIIRVSGGMFVIMSDANVNLGSLRMRMATLVERVQIL
- a CDS encoding roadblock/LC7 domain-containing protein, which encodes MYQVLSDLNKTPGVTGSMVVGNDGIVIAADMASGFEGETVGALAASITSNIQKSLDRLDTTPWTQVTIEADDAKLFFTDASLGILVVTTEKVVNIGLIRLEIRNAIDKLKLST
- a CDS encoding ADP-ribosylation factor-like protein encodes the protein MPQNTRGKLISLATEADRTLYFDFLPINIGTINDFQAKFQLYTVPGQVYYNATRKLVLRGVDGLVFVADSQADKMDENIESLANLEENLREYGYDINQLPLVLQFNKRDLPNVLSVQELNARLNPRGLPFFEASAPSGKGVFDTLKLIIKLVLDKAKSAGSSAMSQRAAPPPAEAAPYPSGERVAAAPQPTAETIPTRTDSPQPVTAAPDWRTAAQPAASEWNAPSQPTVAVAPDPAFRPYPGSDRQMSAERRTGRVPVVSAPRELPAASLEKNIGSDSREHATGAGSMNTPQMAPSLRRRAANKKRSFFKRLFGIK